GTCTGGAGTCTCAAGGATTACAGCGGGAATTTCTTCTGGACCACCAACGTCTCGGTTCCCCTAGCGACGATGCGCGCGATCGGCGGGTTCGACGACAGTTTTGCCGAGTACGGGTGGGAAGATATCGACGTCGGGCTGCGCCTGCGATTTGGCGGCGTGAAGGCGGTCTTCAACAAGCGCGCGCTGGTCTATCATTACAAACCGCAGCCGCGCAGCGGAAACGTCGAGAATATGATGCGGCAAGCGCGAGCGCAGGCGCGCACGGCGGTGCAGTTGGCAAAGATCCATCCGCATTGGCGCACGTATCTCGCAACCGGCGACAACCCCGTGCAGCGCGCCTTGCATGCTTGGATGCGCGGCATCGACGCCGCTCGAAAATATCGCACGGAGCTCGGCGACCTTTCGACGGATCGCACGCTCTCGAAGCGCGAATTGCGTCTCGCGCGCAAGCTCGTCTCCGAAACGTACTTCGAGGAACTGGAGCGAGCGCGCGGCGCGGGCGACTGATGCGTATTCTGCTCTCGCGCACCGACCGGCTGGGCGATCTCATTTTGTCGACGCCGGCGATCGCGACGGTTCGCGCATCGTTCCCCGCCGCGCACATCACGATGGTTTGCAGTCCGTACAATCGCGCGGTGATGGAGCGCAACTCCGACGTCGACGAGATCGCCGATTTCGACGGCGAGACGCCCGAGGCGTTCGGACGGCAGTACCGCGGGGCCACCGATATTGCGATCGCGCTCGCGCCGCGCGCGATCGACTTGCGGCTAACCGGTGCCACGCGCGCCCGAGTGCGCGTCGGCTACACGTACGTACGGCGCTATGCGATGCGTTTGACCGCGCGGCTCTACGTTAACCGGCTGATGCTCTCGGAAGCGGACCCGGACTTAAGCGAGCGCGACCCGCACCGGCACGTGCGCCACGAGGTGGACCAATTGCTCGATCTGGTGGCCTTGGCCGGTGCCACAAAGCGCGTCGCGACCCTGCGCCTGGACGTAACGGGCGAAGACCGCGCCGCGATCGGCTACTTGCCCGACGCGCCCCTGGTCATGCATCTGGGGCTGCGATGGTTTCGCGACGGCAGCACGCTCGAATCGACGATCGCCCTGATTCGCGAACTCGGCGGATTTGGAATCCCGCTGGTCGTGACGTATGGGCCGGAGTGCGAGCAATTCATCGAACGCATCTCCGCCGAACGCGTGGCCGACGTGTTGCTGGGCGGCTTGCCCTTCTTCCGCTGGGCGGCGGTCTTCGAGCGGGCGCGGGCCGTCGTCACCGTCGATACCGGTGCGACTCACGTCGCAAGCGCGATGCGCAGGCCCACGGTCGTCGCCTTCGAACACCGCTACTTCCGGTTGAACTCGCAAGAATGGTCGCCGTACGGCGTTCCGAACGTGCTGGTTCGTAAGCCGGCCGATGAATCTGACGAATCGCTCGCACGTTTTCGCGCGCAGATCGTCGACGCCGTCGCCCACATATTGCATGCTTGAACTTTCCGTCGTCATACCGACGTACAATCGTCTCGATACACTCCGGCACGTCATCCCGACGCTGCTCGCTCAAACTATTGCTGCCGAGCATTTCGAAGTGCTGGTCTGCGACTCACTTTCGAGCGACGGTACGGCGGAGTATCTTGCCGGAGTTCACGCCGAGCATCCCAACGTGCGCCATTTGCCCGGGCCCTATACGGGGCGCGCCGACGCGCGCAACGCCGGCATCCGTGCGGCCGCCGGGGAGGTCGTGCTCTTCAACGATGCCGACATTCTCACGTCGCCGGATTTGCTCGAGCGGCACCTGCGCCATCATCGCGAACGCCGCAATATCGCCGTCGTCGGTTGGGAAGTGCAGGTCAAAGACCTCGCCGACTACGCGTACAAGCGCGACCATGCGGAGGCGCGCGGCAGCCTGCATCCGCCTTCGCGCAAGACGCTGAGCTGGCTCTACTTTCTGACCGGCAACGCCTCGGTACGGCGCGACGACCTCTTGCGCGTGGGCTGCTTTGACGAGAATTTCACCGGCTACGGCCACGAAGATCTGGAGCTGGGCTACCGTTTGCAGCACGCCGGAATTACGATCCTCTACGAACCGTACGCGGTGAATTACCACTGTCAGGACGTTCCGCACGACGACCAAAAAGAAAAGATGAAACTCGCCGGCCGATCGACGGTTCGGTTCTTTCGCAAGCATCCCAACTTCGACGTGCGGCTCAATCTCGGCATGACGCCGGTCTCGCTCGGACTGCACGGCGTGCTCACGCGTCTGCCGTGGCTGCTCGGGTATTTCGATCGGCGCGCCGATGACTCGAAGTTCGCACGCGACGTCGTACAGCAGTACTACTATCTTTCCGGCATAAAAAACGCTCTAGCCGAGAAGGACGCCCCGAAGGTTTCACACCATGACGGATAGCCGCCCACCCAAACGCTCCTGCGGTGCGTTGCGCGCCGGCGACGAAGGCGCGAGCGCCGAGCTCAACGGTTGGGTCAATCGCCGCCGCGATCACGGCGGTTTGATTTTCATCGATCTGCGCGATCGCGACGGAATCACGCAGATCACGTTCGATCCGCAGCAGCCGTGTTTTGCGCAGGCCGAGCGGCTGCGTCACGAGGATGTCGTGCGCGTGAGCGGGATCGTTCGCGCTCGCCCGGCCGGTACCGAAAACGCCAAGATTCCAACCGGAGCGATCGAGCTTGGCGTGCAGACGCTCGAGGTTCTTAACCGATCGCTCGTACCGCCGTTTCAAGTCAACACCGACGACGACGTCGACGAGAACCTGCGACTCGAATACCGCTATCTCGATCTGCGGCGCCCGCGGCTGCAGCGCAATCTCACGATCCGCCATCGCATCCTCAAAGCGATGCG
This genomic window from Candidatus Baltobacteraceae bacterium contains:
- a CDS encoding glycosyltransferase family A protein → MKATIQLCTYNRAVLLERVLDACFEQTAAAESYEIVLVNDGSTDATPATIARAKARATCAMTVIDQPNSGLAKGRNAGIAAATGERIIFIDDDVLPTPRFVEAHLHSHERHPRAIVRGGAINVESFDDLPPPVWSLKDYSGNFFWTTNVSVPLATMRAIGGFDDSFAEYGWEDIDVGLRLRFGGVKAVFNKRALVYHYKPQPRSGNVENMMRQARAQARTAVQLAKIHPHWRTYLATGDNPVQRALHAWMRGIDAARKYRTELGDLSTDRTLSKRELRLARKLVSETYFEELERARGAGD
- a CDS encoding glycosyltransferase family 9 protein; translation: MRILLSRTDRLGDLILSTPAIATVRASFPAAHITMVCSPYNRAVMERNSDVDEIADFDGETPEAFGRQYRGATDIAIALAPRAIDLRLTGATRARVRVGYTYVRRYAMRLTARLYVNRLMLSEADPDLSERDPHRHVRHEVDQLLDLVALAGATKRVATLRLDVTGEDRAAIGYLPDAPLVMHLGLRWFRDGSTLESTIALIRELGGFGIPLVVTYGPECEQFIERISAERVADVLLGGLPFFRWAAVFERARAVVTVDTGATHVASAMRRPTVVAFEHRYFRLNSQEWSPYGVPNVLVRKPADESDESLARFRAQIVDAVAHILHA
- a CDS encoding glycosyltransferase codes for the protein MLELSVVIPTYNRLDTLRHVIPTLLAQTIAAEHFEVLVCDSLSSDGTAEYLAGVHAEHPNVRHLPGPYTGRADARNAGIRAAAGEVVLFNDADILTSPDLLERHLRHHRERRNIAVVGWEVQVKDLADYAYKRDHAEARGSLHPPSRKTLSWLYFLTGNASVRRDDLLRVGCFDENFTGYGHEDLELGYRLQHAGITILYEPYAVNYHCQDVPHDDQKEKMKLAGRSTVRFFRKHPNFDVRLNLGMTPVSLGLHGVLTRLPWLLGYFDRRADDSKFARDVVQQYYYLSGIKNALAEKDAPKVSHHDG